The Globicephala melas chromosome X, mGloMel1.2, whole genome shotgun sequence genome window below encodes:
- the RTL4 gene encoding retrotransposon Gag-like protein 4, translating to SQSKTTVCSLVSNIGTQFCLVSLDSRRYSRELHRITTYQSALLKQYENFVLELQQSFGEPTKQEMNPLMNAKVDKRDNFSQQDATTFQLLAQNLRYNETNQSDHFQEELADSIQAEVNGTDLMDNLPDLITQCIQLDKQRSDRPELLQPEAQIPVLASLISNPTGPPPKEDPIQLRGSQLPLTPAKRARQQETQSCLYCSQAGHFTRDCLAKRSRAPARINNPAHQ from the coding sequence TCACAGAGCAAAACCACTGTCTGCTCATTGGTATCCAATATTGGTACTCAATTCTGCTTAGTCTCACTTGATTCCAGAAGATACAGTAGAGAATTACACAGAATCACCACCTACCAGAGTGCTCTGTTGAAGCAATATGAGAACTTTGTTCTTGAGTTACAGCAGTCATTTGGTGAGCCCACAAAACAGGAAATGAACCCCTTGATGAATGCTAAGGTTGACAAAAGGGACAACTTCTCTCAGCAGGATGCCACTACTTTCCAGCTCCTTGCTCAAAATCTGAGATATAATGAAACCAATCAGAGTGATCACTTCCAAGAGGAACTAGCTGACTCCATTCAGGCTGAAGTAAATGGCACAGATCTGATGGACAATCTCCCAGACCTTATCACTCAGTGTATTCAGTTGGATAAGCAACGTAGTGACAGGCCAGAGCTCCTGCAGCCAGAGGCCCAGATCCCAGTGTTGGCTTCCCTGATCTCCAACCCCACAGGTCCACCACCCAAGGAAGACCCTATACAGCTTCGAGGAAGCCAGCTGCCTCTTACTCCAGCCAAACGAGCCCGCCAGCAAGAAACTCAGTCATGCCTCTACTGCAGCCAGGCTGGTCACTTCACAAGAGATTGCCTTGCCAAACGTTCTCGAGCCCCAGCAAGGATAAATAACCCAGCTCACCAGTAA